A single region of the Neomonachus schauinslandi chromosome 3, ASM220157v2, whole genome shotgun sequence genome encodes:
- the LOC110587717 gene encoding ferritin heavy chain-like has protein sequence MTTASPSQVRQNYHQDSEAAINHQINLELYASYVYLSMSYYFDRDDVALKNFAKYFLHQSHEEREHAEKLMKLQNQRGGRIFLQDIKKPDRDDWENGLNAMECALHLEKSVNQSLLALHKLATDKSDPHLCDFIETHYLNEQVKSIKELGDHVTNLRKMGAPESGMAEYLFDKHTLGNSDSES, from the coding sequence ATGACGACCGCGTCCCCCTCGCAGGTGCGCCAGAACTACCACCAGGACTCGGAGGCCGCCATCAACCACCAGATCAACCTGGAGCTCTACGCCTCCTACGTCTACCTGTCCATGTCTTACTACTTTGACCGCGATGATGTGGCTTTGAAGAACtttgccaaatattttcttcaccaATCTCATGAGGAGAGGGAGCATGCTGAGAAACTGATGAAGCTGCAGAACCAACGAGGTGGCCGAATCTTCCTTCAGGATATCAAGAAACCAGACCGTGATGATTGGGAGAACGGGCTGAATGCAATGGAGTGTGCATTACACTTGGAGAAGAGTGTGAATCAGTCACTACTGGCACTGCACAAACTGGCCACTGATAAAAGTGACCCCCATTTGTGTGACTTCATTGAGACTCATTACCTGAATGAGCAGGTGAAATCCATCAAAGAATTGGGTGACCACGTAACCAACCTGCGCAAGATGGGGGCTCCCGAATCTGGCATGGCAGAGTATCTCTTTGACAAGCACACCTTGGGAAACAGTGATAGTGAGAGCTAA